CGGCCGCCGCAGCGACCTGCTTAAGGTGGCCCGCGCGCGCATTGCCGAAAACCCAGGGCGCTACACCAACTACATCTACGGCGAAGCGGACGCCGGCGGCACCGCCTGGATGGTGCTGGCCCCGGCCACGCCCAAGGCCGTTCCGGCCGCCGCCACGGAAGCCCCAGCCAAGGACGCGCACGCTCCGGACACCTGGAAGCAGCTTGGGCTGGACACCCACCTGGGCACCCAGCCCATGGGCGAACTGACCTACGGCGCGCTGGGCACGGTGCCCATGATCGTGGCCTTCTGGCCCGTGCTCTTCGGCGGGGCCTACGCCATCACCAAGCGCCGCGAGTCCATCTATAAGGCGGAGCAGGAAAAGCACGCCAAGGAGGCCAGGGAAGACGTGGCCGCCGCTGTGGACGCCGCCGTGCGCAAGATTGAGGAAACCCAGGGACCGGGCGCCGCCGATACGGCCCGCCGCGCCATGACCGAGGCCCTTAAGGCCAGAGAAGCGGACGGCAGCCGGGAACACGGGGAGGATAAATAAATGGCTGAGCACAGCATCGTTATTCCCACCAGGGACAAGCTGTTCAATTTGGGCGAGTTTTTCCGCCCCACGCCCGGCAACATCATCACCGCCATTATTCTGGCTGTGGGGCTGACCATCACCATTATCCGCTTCACCATGGGCATCGGCTCGGTCACCAACCTGAGCGACAACCAGCCCTGGGGCATGTGGATCGGCTTTGACCTGCTCTGCGGCGTGTGCCTGGCCGCGGGCGGCTACTTCACCACGGTGGCCTGCTACATCATGGGCGTCAACTACCACTCGGCCATCCGGCCGGCCGTGACCACGGCCTTCCTGGGCTACGCCTTTGTGGTGGTGGCGCTTCTGTATGACCTGGGCCATCCGCTGCGGCTGCCCTTCATGTTCTTCTTCCCCGGCACCACCTCCGTGCTGTTTGAAGTGGGCCTCTGCGTGGCCACCTACCTTACGGTGCTCTTTGTGGAGTTTTCCGTGGCGCCCATGGAATGGCTGGCCTCCCGCTTCCCCTGGCTTGTCAAATGGCGCAAGGTCGTCATCAAGTTCACCATCCCGCTGACCATCTTCGGCGTGACCCTCTCCACCCTGCACCAGTCTTCGCTGGGTTCGCTCTACCTCATCGCGCCCGGCAAGCTGCATCCTCTGTGGTACTCGCCCTTCATGCCCATGTTCTTCTTTGTAAGCTCCATGGCCGCCGGCGCGTCCATGGTCATCTTTGAAGGCATGTTTGCCCACAAGGGCGTGCACCAATACATGGACAAAACCCATCTGCGCGAAGCGGACCAGGTGGTCTTCAGCTTTGCGCGGGCCGCGTCGTTCATCCTCTTCTCCTACTTCATGCTCAAGCTCATTGACATGCTGGTGCAGGCCAACATCCCCTACCTCTTTTCGGGTTACGGGGCATGGTGGCTGGTGGAGATGCTCGGCTTTGTGCTGCTGCCCGCCCTCACCTACGCCAAAGGCGCGCGGGAACGCCGCCTGGGCCTCTGCCGCTTTGCCGCGGCCAACACGGTCATCGGCATTGTGCTCAACCGCTTCAACGTAAGCATGATCGCCTTCAACTATGCCCTGCCTTCGTCGGAGCGCTATTTCCCCAGCATCTGGGAAATCTGCATCTCCATGTTCGTGGTGACCATGATCGTGACGGTGTACCGCTTCATCGTCTACCATATGCCCGTGCTCTACGAACACCCCGACTTCAGGGATGCCCACTAGAGCGCAAGAGGAGATTGCCATGGAATTCCATACTTTTCATCAATACTTTCTCTACACCAAGAGCTGGGCTTATGTGATGATGTTCATCGTGCTGCCGCTCTATGTGTGGTACTGGAACTTCATCCTCTTCCCAAGCAAGAAGGGCAAGAAGCAGGACTGATCTGTTGCTGATCCGTCAGCAAGGGGGGCGCAAGCCCCCCTTTTTTTGTGGCCGCCGCACCTTGCCGTCGGGCCGGGGAATGCGTATCCTGAAAGGAATCCGCTTTGAGGAGGTCTGAAGACCGTCATGTGTCTCGCCATACCCGCCAGAATTGAGGAACTGCAGGAAAACGGCATGGCCCGCGTGCGCGTGGGCGAAAGCCAGACCTTCCTGACCGCCTCCGTCATGCTCCTGCCGGAGCCGCCCGCCATCGGCGACTACGTCATTGTCCACGCGGGCTTTGCCCTGCATACCCTGACCCCTCAGGAGGCTGAGGAAAGCCTCTCCGCCCTGCGGGAACTGGCCCAGGCCATGGAGGGGACGCCCGCTCCGTTCTGACGCGCAACGCGCGCATACGCGCCGAACAGGTCTGCCCTTCCCTGGCCTCACGCATCTGCCCCCGGAAGCGCACGGCCGCCCCACACTGCCCCGGATACGCCCCATCCCCCGCATCCGGCGGCGACGCAGCGGCCCTGTCGGCCGCCGCACAGGCGCAGGCGTCTGGATAATGCGCCAGAGGCGCACCCATGTTGCCGCTTGCCGAGGGCGCGCCGCGTGCCGTCGGCAAACGGCCTTTGCGCTGCGGCGGCAGGTGAAGCGTTCGTCTTGACTTTAGGGCGGTCTTTGCCCACACTAGGGCGGTTTTTTTCTTTATCCTATCCAGCCATGTGGATGATTTTGTGGCGTTTTTACCGCCGGAGCCAGCATGAGCGACTATAAAAAGACCCTGCATCTGCCCAAAACCAGCTTTCCCATGAAGGCCGACCTGGCCCGCCGCGAACCGGACGCCATCAAAAAATGGGACGCCATCAACGCCGCGGAGCTCATGGCCGCCGCCTCCGGCGCCAAAGGCGGCTATGTGCTGCACGACGGCCCGCCCTATGCCAACGGGCACCTCCACATGGGCCACGCCCTGAACAAAATCCTCAAGGACATTATCGTCAAATCCCGCAACATGGCGGGCTACGCCTCACGCTATGTGCCGGGCTGGGATTGCCACGGCCTGCCCATTGAACACAAGGTGGAGCAGGAGCTCAAAGAGAAAAAGAAAACCCTGCCCGCCCATGTGGTGCGCCGCCTCTGCCGCGAATACGCCGCCAAGTGGATCGACATTCAGCGCAAGGAATTCAAACGCCTGGGCGTGCTGGGCCTGTGGGAAAATCCTTACATGAGCATGAAACCCGCCTATGAGGCGGCCACAGCGCGCGAGCTGGCCCGGTTTGTGGCCGGGGGCGGCGTCATGCGCGCCAAAAAGCCCATCTACTGGTGCTGCTCCTGCCACACGGCCCTGGCTGAAGCCGAGGTGGAATACTACGACCACACCTCTCCCTCCATCTATGTGCGCTTCGCCCTGCCTGACGCCGGCCTGCGCGCACTCTTCCCCCAGGCGGATCCTTCCCGCGCCTTTGTGGCCATCTGGACCACCACCCCCTGGACCTTGCCGGACAACATGGCCGTGTGCCTGCACCCGGACTTTGACTATGTGCTGGTGCAGGCCGGGGACGCGCAGTACCTGCTGGCAGCCGAGCTGCTGGAGGCCTGCGCCGCCCGCTTCGGCTGGAGCGAGCCCACGGTGCTGGGCCGGGCCACGGGCGCGCAGCTGGAAGGCCTCAAGGCCCGCCACCCCTTCTACGATCGGGAATCGCCCCTGGTGCTGGGCAAGCACGTCACCCTGGACGCGGGCACGGGCTGCGTGCACACGGCTCCGGGTCACGGACGGGAGGACTATGAAGTGGGCCTCGCCTACGGGCTGGAGATCCTCTCCCCCCTGGACGACGCCGGGCGCTTTTTGCCCACGGTGCCCTTTTTTGCCGGGCTCACGGTCTTTGAGGCCAACCCCAAGGTTATAGAAAAATTGGAGGAAGTGGGCGCGCTGCTGCACCAGGGGCGCATCAAGCATTCCTACCCGCACTGCTGGCGCTGCAAGGAGCCGGTCATTTTCCGCGCCACCACCCAGTGGTTCATCAGTATGGAAAAGAACGACCTGCGCGCCCGCGCCCTCAAAGACATTGACGAGGAAGTGCGCTGGATCCCCTCCTGGGGCCGGGAACGCATCCACAACATGGTGGAATTCCGCCCGGATTGGTGCATCTCGCGCCAGCGGCAGTGGGGCGTGCCCATCCTGGCCCTGCTCTGCGAAGACTGCGGCGAAGCCTGGAACGACCCCCAGTGGATGGAAGACATCTGCGACCGCTTCGCCGCGCACCCCACGGGCTGCGACTACTGGTACGAGGCGGACATTAAGGAAATCGCGCCCCAGGGCCTGACCTGCCCGCACTGCGGCGGCAGCCACTGGAAGCGCGAGACGGACATTCTGGACGTCTGGTTTGATTCGGGCACCAGCTTTGCCGCCGTGCTGGAACAGCGGCCGGAGCTCTCCTTCCCCGCGGATCTCTATCTGGAAGGCTCGGACCAGCACCGGGGCTGGTTCCACAGCTCCCTGCTGGTAAGCGAGGGCAACCGGGGCTGCCCGCCCTACCGCAGCGTGCTCACCCACGGCTATGTGGTGGACGGCGAAGGCCGCAAGATGTCAAAATCCGTGGGCAATATCATTGCGCCCCAGGAACTGACCGAAAAATATGGGGCTGAAATCGTCCGCCTCTGGGCCTCTTCGGTGGACTACCGCGAAGACATCCGCCTTTCCGACGAAATCGTGGGGCGGCTGGTGGACGCCTACCGCCGCATCCGCAACACCTGCCGGTTCATCCTGGGCAACCTCCACGATCTGACCCGCGAAGACCTGCTGCCCCCGGCAAATCTGCTGCCCCTGGACCGTTTTGCGCTGGACACGGCGGCCCTTACCCATCAGCGGGTGCAGCAGGCCTATATGGATTTCGACTTTCACAAGGTCTACCACTGCCTGCACAATTACTGCGTCACCGACCTTTCCGCCGTATACCTGGATATCCTCAAGGACCGGCTCTATGCCTCGGCCCAGACCGGACCGGAACGCCGCTCGGCCCAGACGGCCCTTTGGCATATTCTGCGTCTGCTGCTGCGCGACATGGCCCCGGTGCTTTCCTTCACGGCGGAGGAAATCCTCAGCCATATCCCGGAAGGGCTGCGCCCCCCGCTGGCCACGGTTTTCGCGCTGCCGCCGGTGGACGACCTCGCCCCCTTCCTGCTGCCGGAAGGCACGCGCGACGACTGGAACGTGCTGCTGGCCGTGCGCGGCGCGGTAACCCGCGCTATTGAGCCCCTGCGCCGCGACGGCGCGGTGGGGCACGCCCTGGACACGCGGGTGACCCTCTATGCGGCCGATGAGCTGCGCCAGCGCCTGGAAGGGCTGGATACGGACCTGCGGGCTTTCTGCATCGTCTCCCAGCTGAGCCTGCAGCCGCTGGCCGCCGCGCCGCAAGGCGCCTACAGCGACCCGGAAGTGGCGGGCCTGGCCATTGATGTGGGCAAGGCCCTGGGAGCCAAGTGCGAACGCTGCTGGATTTACAGCACGGAGCTGGGCAGCCATAAGGACCACCCCACCCTTTGCCCGCGCTGCACGGCCGTGGTCGTCGGCCCGGACGCCGAGCGCAGCTGACGCGCCATGGTACGCCGCTACGCGCTGCTGGGCTCCGTAGCCGCCCTGGTCCTGTTTCTGGATCAGCTGAGCAAATGGGCCGTCATGCGTTGCATACCGGAGCACAGGCCAGTCACGGTCATCCCCGGCGTGTTCGACCTGGTCAACATCCGCAACCGGGGCGCGGCCTTCGGCTTCCTGAACCGCTCGGACATGGAGTGGCAGTTCTGGCTTTTTCTGGCCGCCACCGTCGTGGCTGTGGGGGCCATTCTGGCTGTGGCCCGCAGCGCGGACAACGGGCCCTGCCTGCTCACGGGGCTGGGCTGCATCATGGGGGGCGCGCTGGGCAACCTGGTGGACAGGGTGCGCTTTCGTGCGGTAGTGGACTTTCTGGACGTTTATTGGAAAGATTGGCACTGGCCGGCGTTCAATGTGGCGGATTCGGCCATTTTTGTGGGGGTGGCGCTGGTCTGCCTGGTACTCTGGCTTAAGCCCGCGCCACGCCGCTGACCGGCTCGTAACCGATGCCGGGGCCTGCTGTTTGCGGCCGCGCGCAGCGTTCGCCGCAGCCCAGCACCCTGAGGAGGCTCTATGATTTTCCACTGGTGGCATGTGCTGGTGCTGATGGTGCCCATGATCCCCTCCTTGTGGAGCATTCTGCACATCTGGGGGCACGAGTTTGCAAGCCCCCAGCAGCGCGTGCTCTGGCTCCTGCTGGTGGTGTTCGTGCCGGTTCTCGGCGGCATCATCTATATTTTTACCGGGCGCAAAAAGGCGCTGGGCGAGGTGAAGACCTAGGGTTGCCCTGTTGCCTTCGCAGCAAAGCCTGACCCGCCCGATGGAACAGCCCCTTAGTCAACCCCCAAGCCTTTGAAGATGAGGAAGATATGCGCACATTCCGTTCCCTGTACATCCTGACGCTGGCCTGCGCGGCCCTGCCGTTGAGCGGCTGCGTGGGCAGCAGCAGCGGCAGCGGCAATCTGAGCCTGGAGCAGCAGGTGCAGCAGCACGACGTGCAGCTGCGGCAGATGCAGCCCGCCCAGGCCGATGCCTGGAATCAGCTCCAGGCCATGCGCCAGGAGCTGAATACCCTGAAAGGTCAGATGGACGACCTGCACAACGCGGGCGGCGCACGCGCCCTGGTGGAGCGCGTTAAAACCCATGACGAGGCCCTGCGCCAGGTGGAGCGCAGCATGGCGCTGAACCTGAACCTGGGCGACCCCATGGCCGCCTCCGCCGGCTCTTCGCCTGCCGCGACCCCGATTGTCCAGGCCGCGCCGCAGGCCCAGCCCGCCTACGGACAAACCCCGGCCTACGGCCAAACCCCCACCTACGGACAGGCTGCCGCCAACGGGCAGCCCGCTTACGGCCAGGCGGCCGCCGGCGCAACAGCGGGGGCCGCTGGCGTCGCGGCGGGCTCTGCGGCGGCAGGGCCGGCCCAGGCGCCTTCGGCCAGCACCTGGGGGCAGCCTTCGCCCCAGCCCCAAACGCAGGTGCAGGCGCCGCAAAAAGATATCTCCCTGGCCCTGTTCGACGCGGGCGTCAACGCCTTTAACGCCCGCAAGTACGATGAGGCCCAGCGCTCCTTTTCTGACTTTCTCAAAAACTACAAAGACCACAGCCAGGCTCCGGAAGCCCAGTACTACATGGCGGAGTGCTACTTCCAGCGCAACCAGTTTGCGGATGCGGCCCTGGCCTACGACACGGTCATCAAAAAGTATCCCAAATCCTCCAGCGCGCCCGGCGCGTACCTGAAACAGGGCATCAGCTTCAGCAAGCTCAATCAGGGCGCGGCGGCCAAGGCCCGCATGCAGGAGCTGATCAAAAAATACCCCAATTCGCCCGAAGCCGCACGGGCCAAGACCTTCCTTAAGACCAACAAGTGACGCCTCAGCGGCCCCGTGCGGACAGTCGCCGGGGCCGCAGCAGCTTTCCACCGCAACCGCGCCGCGCGCAAAGGGCAGAGGCATGAGCGACCAGCCGAGCGAACCCGCCGTGTACAAGCAGCTGACTGCAGACATGCGCCAGGGCCTCAGGGATATTTACCGCCAGATCTACACCGCCTCCAAAGACCAGCCCCTGCCCGGCCCCGCCACGGACGCGCTGTTCCACGAGGCTTCGGACCAGCTGGACGAGGTGCTGAAGGCCACGGAATCGGCCACCATGAGCATCATGGAAATTGTAGAACGGCACCTGGATCTGCAGGCCCAGAACACCGAGCTGCTGGCCGCCGTGCGCCAGGGCACGGCCACCCCCTCCCAGGTGCACATGCTGGAAGAAAACAACAGCCGCCTGGGCGACGACCTGACCACCCTGCTCACCACCCTGAGCTTTCAGGACATTACCGGCCAGCGCATCAAGCGCGTGGTGGACTCCCTGAACCAGATCGAAAGTACCGTGGTGGAGCTCTACATTTCTTCCGGCCTCATGCTTGAGGGGGCGGAAAACAGCCCCCAGAAGACCGCGGCCGAGCTGCGCGACGAAGCTGCCAAAGCCCTGAAGGCCTTCCACCAGCGC
This Desulfovibrio legallii DNA region includes the following protein-coding sequences:
- the hmcC gene encoding sulfate respiration complex protein HmcC; the encoded protein is MAEHSIVIPTRDKLFNLGEFFRPTPGNIITAIILAVGLTITIIRFTMGIGSVTNLSDNQPWGMWIGFDLLCGVCLAAGGYFTTVACYIMGVNYHSAIRPAVTTAFLGYAFVVVALLYDLGHPLRLPFMFFFPGTTSVLFEVGLCVATYLTVLFVEFSVAPMEWLASRFPWLVKWRKVVIKFTIPLTIFGVTLSTLHQSSLGSLYLIAPGKLHPLWYSPFMPMFFFVSSMAAGASMVIFEGMFAHKGVHQYMDKTHLREADQVVFSFARAASFILFSYFMLKLIDMLVQANIPYLFSGYGAWWLVEMLGFVLLPALTYAKGARERRLGLCRFAAANTVIGIVLNRFNVSMIAFNYALPSSERYFPSIWEICISMFVVTMIVTVYRFIVYHMPVLYEHPDFRDAH
- a CDS encoding HypC/HybG/HupF family hydrogenase formation chaperone, encoding MCLAIPARIEELQENGMARVRVGESQTFLTASVMLLPEPPAIGDYVIVHAGFALHTLTPQEAEESLSALRELAQAMEGTPAPF
- the ileS gene encoding isoleucine--tRNA ligase, translated to MSDYKKTLHLPKTSFPMKADLARREPDAIKKWDAINAAELMAAASGAKGGYVLHDGPPYANGHLHMGHALNKILKDIIVKSRNMAGYASRYVPGWDCHGLPIEHKVEQELKEKKKTLPAHVVRRLCREYAAKWIDIQRKEFKRLGVLGLWENPYMSMKPAYEAATARELARFVAGGGVMRAKKPIYWCCSCHTALAEAEVEYYDHTSPSIYVRFALPDAGLRALFPQADPSRAFVAIWTTTPWTLPDNMAVCLHPDFDYVLVQAGDAQYLLAAELLEACAARFGWSEPTVLGRATGAQLEGLKARHPFYDRESPLVLGKHVTLDAGTGCVHTAPGHGREDYEVGLAYGLEILSPLDDAGRFLPTVPFFAGLTVFEANPKVIEKLEEVGALLHQGRIKHSYPHCWRCKEPVIFRATTQWFISMEKNDLRARALKDIDEEVRWIPSWGRERIHNMVEFRPDWCISRQRQWGVPILALLCEDCGEAWNDPQWMEDICDRFAAHPTGCDYWYEADIKEIAPQGLTCPHCGGSHWKRETDILDVWFDSGTSFAAVLEQRPELSFPADLYLEGSDQHRGWFHSSLLVSEGNRGCPPYRSVLTHGYVVDGEGRKMSKSVGNIIAPQELTEKYGAEIVRLWASSVDYREDIRLSDEIVGRLVDAYRRIRNTCRFILGNLHDLTREDLLPPANLLPLDRFALDTAALTHQRVQQAYMDFDFHKVYHCLHNYCVTDLSAVYLDILKDRLYASAQTGPERRSAQTALWHILRLLLRDMAPVLSFTAEEILSHIPEGLRPPLATVFALPPVDDLAPFLLPEGTRDDWNVLLAVRGAVTRAIEPLRRDGAVGHALDTRVTLYAADELRQRLEGLDTDLRAFCIVSQLSLQPLAAAPQGAYSDPEVAGLAIDVGKALGAKCERCWIYSTELGSHKDHPTLCPRCTAVVVGPDAERS
- the lspA gene encoding signal peptidase II — protein: MVRRYALLGSVAALVLFLDQLSKWAVMRCIPEHRPVTVIPGVFDLVNIRNRGAAFGFLNRSDMEWQFWLFLAATVVAVGAILAVARSADNGPCLLTGLGCIMGGALGNLVDRVRFRAVVDFLDVYWKDWHWPAFNVADSAIFVGVALVCLVLWLKPAPRR
- a CDS encoding PLDc N-terminal domain-containing protein — protein: MIFHWWHVLVLMVPMIPSLWSILHIWGHEFASPQQRVLWLLLVVFVPVLGGIIYIFTGRKKALGEVKT
- the ybgF gene encoding tol-pal system protein YbgF, with translation MRTFRSLYILTLACAALPLSGCVGSSSGSGNLSLEQQVQQHDVQLRQMQPAQADAWNQLQAMRQELNTLKGQMDDLHNAGGARALVERVKTHDEALRQVERSMALNLNLGDPMAASAGSSPAATPIVQAAPQAQPAYGQTPAYGQTPTYGQAAANGQPAYGQAAAGATAGAAGVAAGSAAAGPAQAPSASTWGQPSPQPQTQVQAPQKDISLALFDAGVNAFNARKYDEAQRSFSDFLKNYKDHSQAPEAQYYMAECYFQRNQFADAALAYDTVIKKYPKSSSAPGAYLKQGISFSKLNQGAAAKARMQELIKKYPNSPEAARAKTFLKTNK
- a CDS encoding protein phosphatase CheZ, whose product is MSDQPSEPAVYKQLTADMRQGLRDIYRQIYTASKDQPLPGPATDALFHEASDQLDEVLKATESATMSIMEIVERHLDLQAQNTELLAAVRQGTATPSQVHMLEENNSRLGDDLTTLLTTLSFQDITGQRIKRVVDSLNQIESTVVELYISSGLMLEGAENSPQKTAAELRDEAAKALKAFHQRRQAALKGPDKNGISQSAIDDMLAQLGM